Proteins encoded in a region of the Pedosphaera parvula Ellin514 genome:
- a CDS encoding RsmD family RNA methyltransferase: MRITGGKATGRPLRVPKGLDVRPTPDLVKQAVFNSLGNRVVGARVLELFAGTGALSLECLSRGAAQVVCVEMAQRHAQAIRHNAGKVGIGPEVLEVRVQDVFNALPQLAAAGRQFEVVIADPPYGEKNVGRRSRSFAQQLLDDPNLPRLIATGGLFILGHTKRDTLELTAPWEEKKMLKHGDTVMRFLMVKAEAAPSE, encoded by the coding sequence ATGCGTATAACAGGCGGCAAAGCTACCGGTCGGCCATTAAGGGTCCCGAAGGGGTTGGATGTACGACCCACACCGGACCTGGTGAAACAGGCCGTGTTCAACAGTTTAGGAAATCGAGTGGTGGGTGCCCGGGTGCTGGAACTGTTTGCTGGAACCGGAGCACTGAGTTTGGAATGTCTGAGTCGTGGGGCAGCGCAGGTGGTTTGCGTGGAAATGGCGCAACGACATGCCCAGGCCATTCGCCACAATGCGGGCAAGGTTGGAATTGGGCCTGAGGTGTTGGAAGTCAGGGTGCAGGATGTGTTTAATGCACTGCCACAACTTGCCGCAGCCGGCAGGCAGTTTGAGGTGGTAATAGCTGATCCTCCGTATGGGGAAAAGAACGTGGGGCGACGCTCACGTTCCTTCGCGCAACAATTACTCGATGACCCGAACTTGCCGAGGTTGATAGCAACTGGCGGGCTTTTTATCCTCGGGCACACCAAGCGGGATACTTTGGAACTGACGGCTCCCTGGGAAGAAAAAAAGATGCTTAAGCATGGGGACACCGTGATGAGATTCCTGATGGTAAAAGCCGAAGCGGCTCCGTCCGAATAG
- a CDS encoding serine hydrolase, with translation MLSTFRAAILGLGFALLMSSSHAQNQGEASSGNSNSQAALQRVVEQAVQKTLQEFSAKKLGSNQLAVTLVNLKDPAHPVEANYRGEEQIYPASVIKLFYLVTAHRQMEDGKLKDTAELRRAMRDMIVDSYNEATGYIVDLVTGTTSGPELSETEIKEWHYQRDAVNRYFSSLGYTNINVNKKPWCEGPYGRETQALKLFKPTRNQLTTDATARLLTEVVTGKAVSESRCEQMKELLKRDYEKPGEADDQAHAFTAKALPKGAKLWSKAGWTSETRHDAAYVELPNGMRFVLVTFTLNHASEQQIIPFLAKEVMACLGEIR, from the coding sequence ATGCTTTCTACATTTAGGGCAGCCATTTTGGGTTTGGGCTTTGCATTGCTCATGTCTTCCAGTCACGCACAAAATCAGGGGGAAGCATCCTCTGGTAATTCCAATTCACAAGCAGCCTTGCAACGAGTGGTGGAGCAGGCGGTGCAAAAGACGTTGCAAGAGTTCTCTGCGAAAAAGCTCGGCAGCAATCAGTTGGCGGTGACTTTGGTGAACTTGAAGGATCCCGCGCATCCGGTGGAGGCGAATTACCGGGGCGAGGAGCAAATTTATCCCGCGAGCGTCATCAAGTTGTTCTACCTGGTGACAGCGCATCGACAAATGGAGGATGGGAAGCTGAAAGATACTGCGGAATTGCGCCGGGCGATGCGGGATATGATAGTCGATTCCTATAACGAGGCGACTGGATACATTGTGGACTTGGTGACAGGAACGACCAGCGGACCAGAGTTGTCCGAGACTGAGATCAAGGAATGGCACTATCAGAGGGATGCCGTGAACCGCTATTTTTCTTCATTGGGCTATACCAATATCAACGTCAATAAGAAGCCTTGGTGTGAAGGACCTTATGGCCGTGAAACCCAGGCGCTGAAGCTTTTCAAGCCAACCCGGAATCAGCTCACGACCGATGCGACCGCCCGGTTGCTTACGGAGGTGGTAACGGGAAAAGCGGTTTCGGAGAGTCGTTGTGAGCAGATGAAAGAGTTGCTGAAGAGGGATTACGAAAAGCCGGGAGAAGCTGATGACCAAGCTCATGCTTTTACGGCCAAAGCGCTTCCGAAAGGTGCAAAGCTTTGGTCCAAAGCCGGTTGGACAAGTGAGACTCGACATGACGCGGCCTATGTGGAGTTACCGAATGGAATGCGCTTCGTGTTGGTTACGTTC